In the genome of Rhodoferax fermentans, one region contains:
- a CDS encoding ROK family protein yields MNTLSAIPTIESFALPTGSPPVACVDIGGTKVAVQVVDDQGVRGKVAEPTATTGGNDALALQIIRLVGQSCAAAGVPVQAIARVGVSSCGPFVLNQGLVELAAPNICGGQAGPARGLPNDWKTALLEAPLRAAFGHVRVENDGIGALEAERRWGALQDQGVPMANCAYVTWSTGIGTGVCVDGHVLRGKNGNAGHAGHIFVSDNNTALCGCGNVGDVEGLIAGNALARRFAPEGYANAAILFEAIYAGDERAIAIIDDVCQVMGRMLYSMIATLDLARISIGGSVYWHHRNYLLPRLRAAVQGKLPPLTEGCELVSAGLGERVGDFGALALVA; encoded by the coding sequence ATGAACACGCTTTCAGCCATCCCCACGATCGAGAGTTTTGCCCTGCCCACCGGCAGCCCGCCAGTGGCCTGCGTCGATATTGGGGGCACCAAGGTCGCCGTCCAGGTGGTGGATGATCAAGGTGTACGGGGCAAAGTGGCCGAGCCCACAGCCACCACCGGTGGCAATGACGCGCTGGCCTTGCAGATCATCCGCTTGGTGGGCCAAAGCTGTGCAGCGGCAGGTGTGCCGGTGCAGGCCATTGCCCGGGTCGGTGTGTCGTCTTGCGGCCCGTTTGTGCTGAACCAGGGGCTGGTGGAGCTGGCTGCTCCCAACATCTGTGGTGGCCAGGCCGGGCCAGCGCGTGGCCTGCCCAATGACTGGAAAACCGCTTTGCTGGAGGCCCCGCTGCGCGCGGCCTTTGGCCATGTGCGGGTTGAGAACGATGGCATTGGTGCGTTGGAGGCCGAGCGGCGCTGGGGCGCCTTGCAAGACCAGGGTGTGCCGATGGCCAACTGTGCTTATGTGACCTGGAGCACCGGCATTGGTACCGGCGTCTGTGTCGATGGCCATGTGCTGCGTGGCAAAAACGGCAACGCGGGTCATGCCGGGCACATTTTTGTCAGCGACAACAACACTGCCTTGTGTGGCTGCGGCAATGTGGGTGATGTCGAAGGCCTGATCGCCGGCAACGCCCTGGCGCGCCGTTTTGCTCCCGAGGGTTACGCCAATGCAGCTATTCTTTTTGAAGCAATCTATGCAGGTGATGAAAGGGCTATCGCCATTATTGATGATGTATGCCAGGTGATGGGCCGGATGCTCTACAGCATGATTGCCACACTCGACCTGGCGCGCATCAGCATTGGCGGCAGTGTCTACTGGCACCACCGCAACTACCTGCTGCCACGCCTGCGCGCAGCGGTGCAGGGCAAGCTGCCACCGCTGACCGAGGGCTGTGAGCTGGTCAGTGCAGGCTTGGGTGAGCGTGTGGGTGACTTTGGCGCGCTGGCCCTGGTGGCCTGA
- a CDS encoding HDOD domain-containing protein, which yields MAAGFMNDVSLAYQFLWNAQRQPEQVWLYLEPLTAAPVNARHLLAALRRQWSAPCVKLTLSSTDAGLLSDLLAHTPLDLAQVEIPERLLADPAITQQVLRAQQRGLQLVWRGEPGTQPRPDLTHSFAQTLLSLSAEDALHNLRLLRAQSTSGTPARASTGAFASHLLLDGVANASLLNYFLDQQGASALMGWPCEEVMFAYRQTSAQPAWHALQSLLALIEDDAAIEDVACAMSQEPLLVYRLLRFVNSAGLALKGEITALRHALMMLGLVRIKSWLQAQLPQASRDLNLHPIATLTVMRARFMTELLDAGAASELQDELALCGLLSQMDLLMGEPLQLVLQALALAPRVSAALLNHSGPYWPYLDLAITLESGQAQATQAACLRHGLDAESVNLALLRTISTPCTSPAAPRGFVRPPGPARQSHPHAHPSLH from the coding sequence ATGGCGGCGGGCTTCATGAACGATGTCTCGCTGGCCTACCAGTTTTTGTGGAACGCGCAGCGCCAGCCGGAGCAGGTCTGGCTGTACCTGGAGCCATTGACCGCTGCCCCGGTGAACGCGCGTCATCTGTTGGCGGCTTTGCGTCGGCAGTGGTCGGCGCCCTGCGTCAAACTCACCCTGTCAAGCACCGACGCTGGTTTACTGTCGGACTTGCTGGCGCATACCCCCCTCGACCTGGCCCAGGTTGAAATTCCTGAACGGCTGCTGGCAGACCCGGCGATCACACAACAGGTGTTGCGTGCCCAACAACGGGGCTTGCAACTGGTCTGGCGCGGTGAACCTGGCACACAGCCCCGGCCCGACCTCACCCACAGCTTTGCACAAACCCTGCTGAGCCTGAGTGCAGAGGATGCGTTACACAACTTGCGTTTGCTGCGAGCACAGTCCACATCGGGCACCCCCGCCAGGGCTTCAACGGGCGCGTTTGCCAGTCACCTACTGCTCGACGGCGTGGCCAACGCCAGTTTGTTGAACTATTTCCTGGACCAGCAAGGTGCCAGTGCCCTGATGGGTTGGCCCTGTGAAGAGGTGATGTTTGCTTACCGCCAAACATCCGCCCAACCCGCTTGGCACGCATTACAAAGCTTGCTCGCGTTGATCGAGGACGATGCCGCGATCGAAGACGTGGCCTGTGCCATGAGCCAAGAGCCTCTGCTGGTTTATCGGCTGTTGCGCTTCGTCAATTCGGCAGGGTTGGCGCTCAAAGGCGAGATCACGGCCCTGCGCCACGCCCTGATGATGCTGGGTCTGGTTCGCATCAAAAGCTGGCTGCAGGCGCAGTTGCCCCAAGCCTCCAGAGACCTCAACCTGCACCCGATTGCCACGCTGACCGTGATGCGCGCCCGGTTCATGACCGAACTGCTGGACGCGGGCGCCGCCAGTGAACTGCAGGATGAACTGGCCCTGTGTGGCCTGCTGTCGCAGATGGACCTGCTGATGGGTGAGCCGCTGCAGCTGGTCCTGCAAGCGCTGGCTTTGGCACCACGGGTCAGTGCCGCATTGCTGAACCACAGTGGCCCGTACTGGCCCTATCTGGATCTGGCGATCACGCTGGAAAGTGGTCAAGCCCAGGCCACCCAGGCGGCCTGCCTGCGCCATGGGCTGGATGCCGAGAGCGTCAACCTCGCGCTGTTGCGCACCATCAGTACACCGTGCACCAGCCCTGCCGCACCCCGGGGCTTTGTCAGGCCACCAGGGCCAGCGCGCCAAAGTCACCCACACGCTCACCCAAGCCTGCACTGA
- the trxC gene encoding thioredoxin TrxC has translation MTDSLHIVCPHCHTTNRVARSQLGSAPDCGSCHKPLFEAHSTALDEASFDKHISRNQIPVLVDFWAPWCGPCRQMAPGFEQAAKQLEPQIRVAKVDTEANQSLAARFQIRSIPTLALFVGGREVARQAGAMGVADIVRWTQANLPR, from the coding sequence ATGACCGACTCCCTCCACATCGTTTGCCCCCATTGCCACACCACCAACCGGGTGGCGCGCAGCCAATTGGGCAGCGCGCCAGATTGCGGCAGTTGCCACAAACCGCTGTTTGAAGCGCACTCCACCGCGCTGGATGAGGCCAGTTTTGACAAACACATCAGCCGCAACCAGATCCCGGTGCTGGTCGACTTCTGGGCGCCGTGGTGCGGCCCGTGTCGCCAGATGGCGCCGGGTTTTGAGCAGGCGGCGAAACAGCTGGAGCCGCAGATCCGGGTGGCCAAGGTCGATACCGAGGCCAACCAAAGCTTGGCTGCACGCTTTCAGATCCGCAGCATTCCGACCTTGGCCCTGTTTGTGGGTGGGCGCGAGGTGGCGCGTCAAGCCGGGGCCATGGGGGTGGCTGACATCGTGCGCTGGACACAGGCCAATCTGCCGCGTTGA
- a CDS encoding flagellar basal body P-ring protein FlgI, whose translation MHATANTPQPTFATRSRGVWLFAGLALLLAASLPNTADAARIKEVAAVEGVRSNQLTGFGLVVGLDGTGDQTTQMPYTTQGLTNYLQQLGITLPAANVSQLQMKNVAAVLVTAELPAFARPGQMIDVSVSSMGNSKSLKGGMLISTPLKGADGEIYALAQGSLVVAGAGAAAGGSKVQVNHLSAGRIPNGGQVERVVPTPLQESNGITLGLQASDFQTARGVALAINRRFGAGSAQALDGRTIRVNAPTEPDARVTFMAELEELPLENSVPSAKVVINSRTGSIVMNQAVSLGACAIAHGNLSISISNTPTVSQPNALSQGQTAVTNKADIQIRQEPGMLIELPAAPQLSDVVRALNSLGATPQDLLAILQAIKAAGALNAELEVI comes from the coding sequence ATGCACGCTACAGCCAACACACCACAGCCAACTTTTGCCACACGCTCACGCGGGGTGTGGCTTTTTGCCGGGTTGGCCTTGTTATTGGCCGCCAGCCTGCCGAACACGGCAGACGCCGCCCGCATTAAGGAAGTGGCCGCCGTTGAGGGCGTGCGCAGCAACCAGTTGACCGGCTTTGGGCTGGTGGTGGGCTTGGACGGTACCGGTGACCAAACCACCCAGATGCCCTACACCACCCAAGGCCTCACCAATTACCTGCAGCAACTCGGCATCACGCTGCCAGCGGCCAATGTCTCGCAGTTGCAGATGAAAAATGTCGCTGCGGTGCTGGTCACCGCTGAACTGCCCGCCTTTGCCCGGCCTGGACAAATGATTGATGTGAGTGTGTCGTCCATGGGCAACTCCAAATCCCTCAAAGGTGGCATGTTGATCTCGACCCCGCTCAAAGGGGCCGATGGCGAAATTTATGCCTTGGCCCAGGGCAGCCTGGTGGTGGCCGGTGCGGGCGCCGCAGCAGGTGGCAGCAAGGTGCAGGTGAACCACCTGAGTGCCGGGCGCATTCCCAATGGTGGACAGGTGGAACGGGTGGTACCAACACCGCTGCAGGAAAGCAACGGCATCACCCTGGGCTTGCAGGCGTCCGACTTTCAGACCGCACGCGGTGTGGCACTGGCCATCAACCGGCGTTTTGGCGCGGGTTCGGCCCAAGCCCTGGACGGCCGCACCATCCGGGTCAATGCCCCCACCGAGCCCGATGCACGTGTCACCTTCATGGCCGAACTTGAGGAGTTGCCACTGGAGAACTCGGTGCCCTCGGCCAAGGTGGTGATCAATTCACGCACCGGCTCGATTGTGATGAACCAGGCGGTGAGCCTGGGCGCCTGCGCCATCGCCCACGGCAATTTGTCGATCAGCATCTCCAACACCCCCACGGTGAGCCAGCCCAATGCGCTGTCACAAGGGCAGACCGCCGTCACCAACAAGGCCGACATCCAGATTCGCCAGGAACCGGGCATGCTGATCGAGTTGCCTGCTGCACCACAGCTGTCTGACGTGGTGCGTGCCCTCAACTCCCTGGGTGCCACGCCGCAAGACCTGTTGGCCATTCTGCAGGCGATCAAGGCCGCAGGTGCGCTCAACGCCGAGCTGGAGGTGATCTGA
- the flgK gene encoding flagellar hook-associated protein FlgK, giving the protein MSGILNVATRALMANQTILQTTGNNIANVNTPGYSRQNAVLQTVEGQFTGGGYIGKGVDVVTIQRNYSAFLTRQSALAGATASGDSARADKLKQLEALFPGGTNGLGASVNDMLNAFADVASAPTDLTARTVALTRVDEAASRMRSASTTLDDLQLAVKQELEQKVNAVNSLANSIAAVNDQIARAQGTGQQPNDLLDRRDQLVRELNKYIQTSSIPASDGTMGIFIGGSQALVLGTSVAPLSIVKDDFGDPLKSKLAITHTGTTTTLDENTLGGGEVTGLLKFQNTDLAEGRNLLGRLTLAISTSMNTQHALGLDLDGNPGGKLFTATNINTPSNILKPSTQAASTILTLGIADVTKFEASDYEITFTGAAAGSITRKSDGVVTAFTAVPITIDGLTIAAAGAANAGDRFLIKPFSTAASDIRAEFSTPRALAVASPIAGKMGTTNTGSLQLASLTAKTNTPTPPHPAPVTISFTGANSYTRSDVAGTFTFTSGQAIASADWSVVLQGVPKAGDTFTVVGIKDTANNNGIDFKLNAGNASSMMGLRDKAMFDGAALTDGYASMIAQIGIRSQSANYAAEVSGTIAANLETDRTGVSGVNLDEEASKLLQYQQAYQASAKVIQIAQGIFDTLIQTMSR; this is encoded by the coding sequence ATGAGTGGCATTCTCAACGTCGCCACCCGCGCGCTGATGGCCAACCAGACCATCCTGCAAACCACGGGCAACAACATTGCCAACGTCAACACCCCGGGTTATTCGCGTCAGAACGCGGTGTTGCAAACCGTGGAAGGCCAATTCACTGGGGGTGGGTACATCGGCAAAGGGGTGGATGTGGTCACCATCCAGCGCAACTACAGCGCGTTCCTGACCCGCCAATCGGCCTTGGCCGGCGCCACCGCTTCAGGAGACAGCGCCCGCGCGGACAAGCTCAAACAGCTCGAAGCCCTGTTTCCCGGCGGCACCAATGGCCTGGGGGCATCGGTCAACGACATGCTCAACGCCTTTGCCGATGTGGCCAGTGCCCCCACCGACTTGACCGCACGCACCGTGGCGCTGACCCGTGTGGATGAGGCCGCATCACGCATGCGCAGTGCATCCACCACACTGGACGACTTGCAGCTGGCGGTCAAACAGGAGCTGGAGCAAAAAGTCAACGCCGTCAATAGCCTGGCCAACAGCATCGCCGCGGTCAATGACCAGATTGCCCGCGCCCAGGGCACCGGGCAGCAACCCAACGACTTGCTGGATCGCCGCGACCAACTGGTGCGGGAACTCAACAAGTACATCCAGACCTCATCGATTCCCGCCAGTGACGGCACCATGGGCATTTTTATCGGGGGCAGCCAGGCTCTGGTGCTAGGTACCAGCGTAGCGCCATTGAGCATCGTCAAAGACGATTTCGGCGACCCTTTGAAAAGCAAGCTGGCCATCACCCACACCGGAACAACCACCACGCTGGACGAAAACACGCTCGGCGGCGGCGAAGTGACCGGTTTGCTGAAGTTCCAGAACACCGATCTGGCAGAAGGCCGCAACCTTCTGGGTCGGCTGACCCTGGCCATCAGCACCAGCATGAATACGCAGCACGCACTGGGACTGGATCTGGATGGCAATCCCGGGGGAAAGCTCTTTACCGCAACAAACATCAATACCCCGAGCAACATCCTCAAGCCAAGCACCCAGGCAGCCAGCACAATCCTGACGCTGGGCATTGCCGATGTCACCAAGTTTGAAGCGTCAGACTACGAAATCACCTTTACCGGGGCCGCTGCGGGCAGCATCACACGCAAGTCCGATGGTGTGGTGACGGCATTCACGGCCGTCCCAATCACCATTGACGGCCTGACCATTGCCGCCGCCGGTGCCGCCAATGCGGGTGACCGCTTTCTGATCAAACCGTTCAGCACCGCCGCAAGCGACATCCGCGCCGAGTTTTCCACCCCACGCGCCTTGGCTGTCGCCAGCCCGATAGCGGGCAAGATGGGCACAACCAACACCGGCAGCCTGCAACTCGCCAGCCTCACGGCCAAAACCAACACGCCAACCCCGCCCCACCCCGCGCCGGTGACGATCTCATTCACGGGAGCCAATAGTTACACCCGCAGCGACGTCGCAGGCACCTTCACCTTCACCTCGGGACAGGCCATTGCGTCTGCCGATTGGTCGGTGGTTCTGCAGGGTGTGCCAAAAGCAGGGGATACCTTTACCGTGGTGGGCATCAAGGACACGGCCAACAACAACGGCATTGACTTCAAACTCAACGCTGGCAACGCGTCTTCCATGATGGGACTGCGCGACAAAGCCATGTTTGACGGCGCCGCTTTGACCGACGGTTACGCCAGCATGATTGCGCAGATCGGTATTCGCAGCCAAAGTGCCAATTACGCGGCTGAGGTCTCTGGCACCATCGCCGCTAATCTGGAAACCGATCGCACCGGTGTCTCGGGTGTCAACCTGGATGAAGAGGCCTCCAAGCTGCTGCAGTACCAACAGGCCTACCAGGCCTCGGCCAAGGTCATCCAAATTGCGCAGGGCATTTTTGACACCCTGATCCAGACCATGAGCCGCTGA
- the flgJ gene encoding flagellar assembly peptidoglycan hydrolase FlgJ → MSIGQSTSLSNALAADANSLGKLKLQAGQDSPAAIKETAKQFESLFMRELIKSMRGATMKSGMLDNPGSDLGTDLLDQQFAVQMSGQPGGLSDMIAAQLSRQMGVAMPDGPLNAGKLTAPPMSTLQKSASLAAYSANAVKPTSSQSGFVARHTESAIRIEKETGIPASYMVGQAGHETGWGKHEIKLRNGQSANNLFGIKAGPGWKGKVAEVTTTEYVNGVPEKRVAKFRAYASTDEAFRDYARLITQSPRYAKVSQQTGSAYAFASSLQKAGYATDPNYAVKVSRAIETTQRLQARTQVVAQTS, encoded by the coding sequence ATGAGCATCGGTCAAAGCACTTCGTTGTCCAACGCGCTGGCGGCGGACGCCAACTCGCTGGGCAAACTCAAACTGCAGGCGGGTCAGGACAGCCCGGCAGCGATCAAGGAAACCGCCAAACAGTTCGAGTCGCTGTTCATGCGAGAACTGATCAAGAGCATGCGTGGGGCCACCATGAAGTCCGGCATGCTGGACAACCCAGGCAGTGATCTGGGCACCGACTTGCTCGACCAGCAGTTTGCGGTACAGATGTCGGGCCAGCCTGGTGGCCTGTCCGACATGATTGCCGCACAACTGTCGCGCCAGATGGGTGTGGCCATGCCCGACGGTCCACTCAACGCCGGCAAACTGACCGCCCCGCCCATGAGCACGCTGCAAAAATCGGCGTCTCTGGCGGCATACAGCGCCAACGCGGTCAAACCCACCAGCAGCCAAAGCGGTTTTGTGGCGCGCCACACCGAGTCGGCGATCCGCATCGAGAAAGAAACGGGCATCCCAGCCAGCTATATGGTGGGACAAGCTGGCCACGAAACCGGCTGGGGTAAACACGAGATCAAGCTGCGCAACGGCCAGTCCGCCAACAACCTGTTTGGCATCAAGGCTGGTCCAGGCTGGAAGGGCAAGGTGGCCGAGGTCACCACCACCGAGTATGTCAACGGCGTGCCCGAAAAACGTGTGGCCAAGTTCCGCGCCTATGCCTCCACTGATGAGGCGTTTAGGGATTACGCCCGGCTGATCACCCAGTCACCGCGTTACGCCAAGGTCAGCCAGCAGACCGGTTCTGCCTATGCCTTTGCCAGCAGCCTGCAAAAAGCCGGCTACGCGACCGACCCCAACTATGCGGTCAAGGTCAGTCGCGCCATTGAAACCACCCAGCGTCTGCAAGCCCGCACCCAGGTTGTGGCCCAAACATCATGA
- a CDS encoding flagellar basal body L-ring protein FlgH produces the protein MSGCSSLPQTVAVEFPDTTPSRPIASTEPVAGPASGSLFQKASYRPAFEDARARVVGDQITVRIVEKVTAKQVSSSTANRTTSGSASVSAFPLISPADLANLSAGVGTKSANDFSGKGGTESANTFEGTISATVIEVLPNGHLRVAGDKQIGVNQNVDVMRFSGTVDPRLIQPGNLVNSTQVANARMESKGRGAQAEAQTVGWLTRFFFSFLPF, from the coding sequence ATGAGCGGGTGCTCCTCCTTGCCCCAGACGGTGGCGGTAGAGTTTCCTGACACCACGCCCAGCCGCCCGATCGCCTCCACCGAGCCGGTGGCCGGGCCAGCCAGTGGCAGCCTGTTCCAGAAGGCCAGCTACCGCCCGGCCTTTGAGGACGCACGCGCCCGCGTGGTGGGGGACCAGATCACGGTACGTATTGTGGAGAAGGTCACGGCCAAACAGGTGTCGTCATCCACTGCCAACCGCACCACTTCGGGTTCGGCCAGCGTGAGTGCGTTCCCGCTGATTTCTCCCGCCGACCTGGCCAACCTGAGCGCCGGTGTTGGCACCAAATCGGCCAACGACTTCTCGGGCAAAGGCGGCACCGAAAGTGCCAACACTTTTGAAGGCACCATCTCGGCCACCGTGATCGAGGTGCTGCCCAACGGCCACCTCCGGGTGGCGGGAGACAAGCAGATTGGTGTCAACCAGAATGTGGACGTGATGCGTTTCTCTGGCACGGTGGACCCACGTCTGATCCAGCCCGGCAATCTGGTCAATTCCACCCAGGTGGCCAACGCCCGCATGGAATCCAAAGGCCGCGGTGCACAGGCCGAAGCACAAACAGTTGGCTGGTTAACCCGGTTCTTTTTCAGCTTTTTGCCGTTCTAA
- a CDS encoding phosphomannose isomerase type II C-terminal cupin domain, with the protein MAWNMTPLNPPDNPRTQRPWGWFETVSETPGVKIKRIGVFPGQQISLQKHAHRAEHWVVVQGRARVTLDERVFDLGVGQSCDIALGQVHRLANLSPGPVEIVEVQLGDYLDEDDIIRLSDDYGRI; encoded by the coding sequence ATGGCCTGGAACATGACGCCCCTGAATCCACCTGACAACCCACGGACGCAACGTCCCTGGGGATGGTTTGAAACTGTGTCCGAAACGCCTGGTGTCAAGATCAAACGCATCGGTGTGTTTCCGGGTCAACAGATCAGCCTGCAAAAACACGCTCACCGTGCTGAGCATTGGGTGGTGGTGCAGGGCAGGGCACGGGTCACCCTCGATGAACGGGTGTTTGACCTGGGTGTGGGGCAGTCCTGCGACATCGCCTTGGGCCAGGTCCACCGTCTGGCCAACCTGAGCCCGGGTCCGGTGGAGATTGTTGAAGTCCAGTTGGGCGACTATCTGGATGAGGATGACATCATCCGTTTGAGCGATGATTACGGCCGCATCTGA
- a CDS encoding flagellar basal body rod protein FlgF produces MDRLIYTAMTGASAAANRQAVLSNNLANVSTNGFRAELSTYRAVPVRGEGSTTRVMALEATPGFSDLPGAPQRTGRGMDAMTTGNSWFGVQGLDGTEAYTRNGSLEVDSEGTLKTNTGLTILSDGGAPIVAPIGAEVTLGSDGTVTAKVGKQAPTGIGRLKLATPTAEDPLKRGEDGLFRTTSGEPMPNDANARLQLGVIEGSNVNAIETMVGMIQTARQFEAQTRLMQTAEQDDRAAAQLLGMQG; encoded by the coding sequence ATGGACCGTCTGATTTACACCGCCATGACCGGGGCCAGCGCCGCCGCCAATCGACAGGCTGTGTTGTCCAACAACCTGGCCAATGTCTCCACCAATGGTTTTCGGGCCGAGTTGTCCACCTACCGTGCCGTACCGGTGCGTGGTGAGGGCTCCACCACCCGGGTCATGGCGCTGGAAGCCACACCGGGCTTCTCGGACCTGCCCGGCGCTCCCCAGCGCACCGGTCGCGGCATGGACGCCATGACCACCGGCAACTCCTGGTTTGGGGTGCAAGGACTCGATGGCACTGAGGCTTACACCCGCAACGGCTCCCTGGAAGTGGACTCCGAGGGAACTCTCAAAACCAACACCGGCTTGACCATCCTGAGTGATGGCGGGGCACCCATCGTGGCCCCCATCGGCGCCGAAGTGACTCTCGGCAGCGACGGCACCGTGACCGCCAAGGTGGGCAAGCAGGCGCCCACCGGCATTGGCCGCCTCAAACTCGCCACCCCCACCGCCGAAGATCCGCTCAAGCGGGGTGAGGACGGCCTGTTTCGCACCACCTCGGGTGAGCCGATGCCCAATGACGCCAACGCTCGCCTGCAACTCGGGGTGATCGAGGGCTCCAACGTCAACGCGATTGAGACCATGGTTGGCATGATCCAGACCGCCCGCCAATTCGAGGCCCAAACCCGGCTGATGCAGACCGCCGAGCAGGACGACCGCGCTGCGGCTCAGTTGCTCGGCATGCAAGGCTGA
- the flgL gene encoding flagellar hook-associated protein FlgL, producing the protein MSNFSRIGTANTYDSAVRNIAHRQSALANLQENLTSGKRVVRPSDDPTAAANAERAMTRISRIATDQRVLESQRNAIAQAESTLGEVTDVLQRFRELVVNAGDGVHSSAERRSIALELQGLRDQVFSLANTKDTNGLPLFGALASALAPFVGPQAGAPDYNFQGLPGQSASNEVAIPFTLDGDAAFMHDPTRDRVFNVDVSNSVDGLISADRTLTTSAIKVTNSATVKSTAAAAAAVAPPNNAPYPSYAIAFTAVDSTTVPGTTTATYSITETPSVTPLGAPAPFANVTVSFPTGSTFDITGIPGMSLTVKGTPKVNDTVTVDSSPSVFSVLDDAIKNIREAPNNNGAAQAVSQALNNIDIGMERISAARGQAGDLLNRADRITANQENRSIQLEADRSRAEDLDMIKGISDFNNQQTGYQAALQTYAKVQQLSLFNFIS; encoded by the coding sequence ATGAGCAACTTCAGCCGCATTGGCACCGCCAACACCTACGACAGCGCCGTTCGCAACATTGCCCACCGGCAAAGCGCCTTGGCCAACCTGCAGGAAAACCTGACCTCGGGCAAACGTGTGGTACGTCCCAGCGACGACCCGACCGCCGCGGCCAATGCCGAACGGGCCATGACCCGCATCAGCCGCATTGCCACCGACCAGCGGGTGCTCGAATCCCAGCGCAACGCCATTGCCCAGGCTGAAAGCACTTTGGGTGAGGTGACCGATGTGCTGCAGCGTTTTCGTGAACTGGTCGTGAATGCGGGGGACGGTGTACACAGCAGCGCCGAGCGCCGGTCCATCGCACTGGAGTTGCAAGGCTTGCGTGACCAGGTCTTTTCGCTGGCCAACACCAAAGACACCAATGGGCTGCCGCTGTTTGGCGCCCTGGCCAGTGCGCTCGCGCCGTTTGTCGGGCCGCAGGCGGGCGCTCCAGACTACAACTTCCAGGGTTTGCCGGGCCAGTCCGCCAGCAACGAGGTGGCCATCCCCTTCACCCTCGATGGGGATGCCGCGTTCATGCATGACCCAACGCGTGACCGTGTGTTCAACGTGGACGTCAGCAACTCGGTAGATGGCTTGATCTCGGCAGACAGAACCCTGACCACCAGCGCCATCAAAGTGACCAATTCGGCCACTGTCAAGTCCACGGCTGCAGCCGCTGCGGCCGTGGCGCCGCCCAACAACGCGCCCTACCCCAGCTATGCGATTGCGTTCACGGCGGTTGACTCCACCACGGTGCCCGGCACCACCACCGCCACCTACAGCATCACAGAAACCCCGTCGGTGACGCCGCTTGGCGCTCCGGCACCGTTTGCCAACGTCACCGTCAGTTTTCCGACTGGCAGCACGTTTGACATCACCGGCATCCCGGGCATGTCCTTGACGGTCAAGGGCACGCCCAAGGTCAACGACACCGTCACCGTCGACTCCAGTCCCAGCGTGTTCAGTGTGCTCGACGATGCCATCAAAAACATCCGGGAAGCCCCCAACAACAACGGGGCAGCGCAGGCCGTGAGCCAGGCATTGAACAACATCGACATCGGCATGGAGCGCATCTCGGCAGCACGCGGTCAGGCGGGCGATCTGCTCAACCGCGCAGACCGCATCACCGCCAACCAGGAAAACCGCAGCATCCAGCTGGAAGCCGACCGTTCCCGTGCCGAAGACCTGGACATGATCAAAGGCATATCGGACTTCAACAACCAGCAAACCGGCTACCAGGCGGCGCTGCAAACCTATGCCAAGGTGCAGCAGCTCTCGCTGTTCAACTTCATCAGCTAA
- the flgG gene encoding flagellar basal-body rod protein FlgG: MINSLWISKTGMEAQQMQLDVISNNLANVSTNGFKRATAVFEDLMYQNLRQVGANSTEQSTLPTGLQIGLGVRTVATSRSFTQGNLQQSNNKLDVAIQGDGFFQVTMPDGTTSYTRDGAFQINSAGALVTATGLAIANGVTVPANATAVTIAGDGTVSATIPGTTAPQGIGTIALARFINPAGLTPLGGNLYAESLASGQPQAGTAGADGMGALMQGFLETSNVNVVQELVTMIQTQRAYEMNSKAIQTSDQMLQKLGQI; the protein is encoded by the coding sequence ATGATCAACTCTCTGTGGATTTCCAAAACCGGCATGGAAGCCCAGCAAATGCAGCTGGACGTGATTTCCAACAACTTGGCCAACGTGTCCACCAACGGCTTCAAACGCGCCACCGCTGTGTTTGAGGACCTGATGTACCAGAACCTGCGCCAGGTGGGGGCCAACAGCACCGAGCAGTCCACTCTGCCTACCGGCCTGCAGATCGGTCTGGGCGTGCGCACCGTGGCCACCAGTCGCTCCTTCACCCAGGGCAACTTGCAGCAGAGCAACAACAAGCTCGATGTAGCCATCCAGGGCGACGGCTTTTTTCAGGTGACGATGCCCGACGGCACCACCAGCTACACCCGTGATGGGGCTTTCCAGATCAACTCGGCTGGCGCCCTGGTCACCGCCACCGGCCTGGCGATTGCCAACGGGGTCACCGTGCCGGCCAACGCCACAGCAGTCACCATCGCCGGTGACGGCACCGTGTCTGCCACCATCCCGGGTACGACCGCGCCACAAGGTATTGGCACGATTGCACTGGCACGTTTCATCAACCCGGCCGGTCTGACACCACTAGGAGGCAACTTGTATGCCGAGAGCCTGGCCTCGGGTCAGCCGCAAGCGGGCACCGCTGGTGCGGATGGCATGGGCGCCCTGATGCAGGGTTTTCTGGAAACCTCCAACGTCAATGTGGTGCAGGAGCTGGTGACCATGATCCAGACCCAGCGCGCCTATGAAATGAACTCCAAGGCCATTCAGACCTCGGACCAGATGCTGCAAAAGCTGGGTCAAATTTAA